A window of Roseovarius sp. THAF27 contains these coding sequences:
- a CDS encoding MerR family DNA-binding transcriptional regulator, producing MTDETMTIREMCDAFNVTPRTLRFYEAKELLFPRREGQKRLFTKSDRARLKLILRGKRFGFSLEEIRQLLNLYDRGDQQLTQLESTYEIAKDRLEELERQRDELTAAIDDLRDQMKWGERMISSLRQTPKAAE from the coding sequence ATGACCGACGAAACGATGACAATTCGCGAGATGTGCGACGCGTTCAACGTGACGCCGCGAACCTTGCGTTTCTACGAGGCGAAAGAACTGCTCTTCCCCCGTCGGGAAGGACAGAAGCGACTGTTCACGAAAAGCGACCGCGCCCGTCTGAAACTGATCCTGCGCGGCAAACGCTTCGGCTTCAGCCTCGAGGAAATACGCCAGCTTCTGAACCTTTATGACCGGGGCGATCAGCAGCTGACGCAGCTGGAGAGCACATATGAAATCGCCAAGGACCGTCTGGAAGAACTGGAGCGTCAGCGCGACGAGCTGACCGCGGCCATCGACGACCTGCGCGACCAGATGAAATGGGGCGAGAGGATGATCTCCTCGCTCCGCCAGACCCCCAAAGCCGCGGAATGA
- a CDS encoding MerR family DNA-binding transcriptional regulator: MPEQRLSFKEMCARFDVTPRTLRYYEYIELLSPTREGRSRYYGPREVARMTLILRGRRWGFALEDIRQWLEIYEEKGTDAQLRTWIDLADRQLEELRSQKEQLEQSIAELKKARDSTEKSLG; the protein is encoded by the coding sequence ATGCCAGAGCAACGCCTGTCATTCAAGGAGATGTGCGCCAGGTTCGATGTGACGCCGCGCACGCTGCGGTACTACGAATATATCGAGTTGCTCAGTCCCACGCGCGAGGGGCGTTCGCGCTATTACGGCCCGCGGGAAGTGGCCCGCATGACCCTGATCCTGCGCGGCCGCCGCTGGGGTTTCGCGCTGGAAGACATCCGCCAGTGGCTGGAAATCTACGAGGAAAAGGGCACCGACGCGCAGTTGCGCACCTGGATCGACCTCGCGGACCGTCAGCTGGAAGAGCTGCGCAGCCAGAAGGAACAGCTGGAACAGTCCATCGCGGAGCTGAAAAAGGCTCGCGATTCGACCGAGAAGTCGCTCGGCTAG
- a CDS encoding PaaI family thioesterase — protein MTEKNKMAAEFMGAIPHAKALGMRITHVGEGVAEMQMDYADHLVGDPKTGVIHGGAVSALMDTCCGAAVMSHPDSPGATATIDLRIDYMRPARPGQAIRARAECYHITRSVAFVRAQTLDDDADRPVAQATGTFTVADKP, from the coding sequence ATGACCGAAAAGAACAAGATGGCCGCGGAATTCATGGGCGCCATTCCCCACGCCAAGGCGCTGGGTATGCGGATCACCCATGTCGGCGAAGGCGTGGCCGAGATGCAGATGGACTATGCCGACCACCTGGTGGGCGATCCGAAGACCGGCGTGATACACGGCGGTGCGGTGTCGGCACTGATGGATACCTGTTGCGGTGCTGCCGTGATGAGCCACCCGGACTCGCCCGGCGCCACGGCGACGATCGACCTGCGCATAGACTACATGCGCCCGGCCCGACCGGGGCAGGCGATCCGGGCCCGCGCGGAGTGCTATCACATCACCCGGTCGGTCGCCTTCGTGCGGGCGCAGACTCTGGACGACGATGCCGACCGGCCCGTCGCGCAGGCCACCGGCACCTTTACCGTGGCGGACAAGCCATGA
- a CDS encoding PaaI family thioesterase: MSRGRPEPVQVVKQRRDAALRALVDGVPYIRFMGIEFDRRGDELTGVMPFNEKLIGNPLLPALHGGATSAFLEVTSIITLSWAMLWDEMESGELSLETFEAGSLPRLPKTIDFTVDYLRSGLPRDAYARAVVTRSGRRYASVRAEAWQDNRARAFAQATGHFLMPRRDG, encoded by the coding sequence ATGAGCCGCGGGCGCCCGGAACCCGTGCAGGTGGTCAAGCAGCGACGTGACGCGGCCCTGCGCGCGCTGGTCGATGGCGTGCCATACATCCGCTTCATGGGGATCGAGTTCGATCGTCGCGGCGACGAGCTGACGGGGGTCATGCCGTTCAACGAAAAGCTGATCGGCAATCCGCTGTTGCCGGCCTTGCACGGTGGCGCCACTTCGGCCTTTCTGGAAGTGACGTCGATCATCACGCTGAGCTGGGCCATGCTGTGGGACGAGATGGAGTCGGGCGAACTGTCCCTAGAGACGTTCGAGGCAGGATCCCTGCCGCGATTGCCCAAGACCATCGACTTCACCGTGGACTACCTGCGGTCGGGCCTGCCACGGGATGCCTATGCCCGCGCTGTGGTGACGCGGTCGGGCCGGCGCTATGCGTCCGTACGGGCCGAGGCGTGGCAGGACAATCGCGCCCGTGCCTTCGCGCAGGCCACGGGGCATTTCCTGATGCCGCGCCGCGATGGCTGA
- a CDS encoding MATE family efflux transporter: MAETPLAITHRRVLKIAVPIVLSNATVPILGAVDTGVVGQLGEAVPIGAVGIGAIILTGVYWVFGFLRMGTTGLTSQAHGAGRSGEVAAMLTRALMIGLAAGLCIIALQGPMFAGAFLVSPASAEVEALARDYMIVRVWSAPALIGLYGVTGWLIALERTRAVLALQVVMNGVNILLDLWFVLGLELGVTGVAWATFIAEWSGLLLGLWLCRDAWAVPAWRDWGRVFDRVRLARMMAVNRDILLRSLVLQGIFISFLLIGGDLGDVTLAANQVLLQFLNISSHALDGFAFAAEALVGQAYGQGSVARLRRGAVLASIWALTIVLLIAVAFAVWGGAIVDLMAKAPEVQAEARTYLVYVCIAPVVGVAPFMLDGIFIGATRAGDMRNMMAISLAIYVMSALLLVPWLGNHGLWLALLISFVARGVTLWMRYPALETSVAPGPQARAAAAR, translated from the coding sequence ATGGCTGAGACGCCGCTGGCGATCACGCATAGGCGTGTTCTCAAGATCGCCGTACCGATCGTGTTGTCCAACGCCACCGTGCCTATTCTGGGCGCGGTGGACACGGGCGTCGTGGGGCAGTTGGGCGAGGCTGTGCCGATCGGCGCGGTTGGTATCGGTGCGATCATCCTGACCGGGGTTTACTGGGTCTTCGGGTTCCTGCGGATGGGCACGACGGGTCTGACCAGCCAGGCGCACGGTGCGGGGCGCAGCGGCGAGGTGGCGGCCATGCTGACACGCGCGTTGATGATCGGGCTGGCAGCCGGCCTTTGCATCATCGCGCTGCAAGGTCCCATGTTCGCGGGTGCCTTCCTTGTGTCGCCGGCCAGCGCCGAAGTCGAGGCGCTGGCGCGGGACTATATGATTGTCCGGGTCTGGAGCGCACCGGCCCTGATCGGGCTCTACGGCGTCACGGGCTGGCTGATCGCGCTGGAACGCACGCGCGCCGTTCTGGCGCTTCAGGTCGTGATGAACGGAGTCAATATCCTTCTGGATCTATGGTTCGTGCTGGGGCTGGAGCTTGGCGTAACCGGGGTGGCCTGGGCGACGTTCATCGCCGAATGGTCAGGCCTGCTGCTTGGCCTGTGGCTGTGCCGCGATGCGTGGGCCGTGCCGGCTTGGCGCGACTGGGGGCGGGTCTTCGACCGCGTACGGCTGGCCCGGATGATGGCGGTGAACCGCGATATCCTGCTACGGTCACTGGTGCTGCAGGGCATTTTCATCTCCTTCCTGCTGATCGGAGGGGACTTGGGGGATGTCACGCTGGCCGCGAACCAGGTGTTGTTGCAATTCCTGAACATATCGTCGCACGCGCTGGACGGTTTCGCCTTCGCCGCCGAGGCGCTCGTGGGGCAGGCATACGGGCAAGGCAGCGTCGCGCGGCTGCGGCGGGGTGCGGTGCTGGCCAGCATCTGGGCTCTGACCATCGTTCTGCTGATCGCGGTCGCGTTTGCCGTCTGGGGTGGCGCGATCGTCGACCTGATGGCCAAGGCGCCGGAGGTGCAAGCCGAGGCAAGAACGTACCTGGTCTATGTCTGTATCGCGCCGGTGGTTGGGGTGGCGCCGTTCATGCTGGATGGTATCTTCATCGGCGCGACCCGGGCGGGAGACATGCGCAACATGATGGCGATAAGCCTTGCGATCTACGTCATGTCGGCCCTGTTGCTGGTACCTTGGCTGGGCAATCACGGGCTGTGGCTGGCGCTGTTGATCAGCTTCGTGGCGCGGGGTGTAACGCTGTGGATGCGGTATCCCGCGCTCGAAACGTCGGTCGCGCCGGGACCGCAGGCCAGGGCCGCCGCCGCGCGGTAG
- a CDS encoding type I glyceraldehyde-3-phosphate dehydrogenase: MPQPPIRVAINGFGRIGRTLLRILLRDARDFELVAINDIEPLSTCAYLFQFDSVFGPWPEEVRTDGQVLVVGGRRIPFHAEPDLRRIDLQGVDVVLECTGMGGKRAVAERGLDAGARKVLVSGPSAEADVTLVMGANDEHLGDERIVSNASCTTNALAPLARLLDEAFGLVSGQMTTVHCYTGSQPTVDKPRAAPERSRAAALSMVPTTTSAQDQTGLVLPHLKGRIEARAIRVPTASVSCIDLTVQTREAVTSDGVNDVLKAAAQPGGVFGWTEQPLVSSDLRGRAESLVLVGPETSVSAGGLLRVFGWYDNEWGFSCRMLDMARRMAAR; this comes from the coding sequence ATGCCCCAACCGCCGATCCGCGTTGCCATCAACGGCTTTGGACGTATTGGCCGGACGTTGCTGCGGATCCTGCTGCGCGACGCCAGGGACTTCGAACTGGTCGCGATCAACGACATCGAGCCCTTGAGCACCTGCGCCTACCTCTTCCAGTTCGACAGCGTGTTCGGGCCATGGCCGGAAGAGGTGCGCACGGACGGTCAAGTCCTGGTCGTGGGCGGCCGGCGCATTCCCTTCCACGCCGAGCCGGACCTGCGACGTATCGATTTGCAGGGGGTCGATGTCGTGCTGGAATGCACAGGAATGGGCGGAAAACGCGCCGTGGCGGAACGCGGGCTGGACGCCGGCGCGCGCAAGGTCCTGGTCTCGGGCCCCTCTGCGGAGGCGGACGTAACGCTGGTCATGGGCGCCAATGACGAACACCTGGGCGATGAACGCATCGTTTCGAACGCGTCCTGCACGACCAACGCTCTGGCCCCGCTGGCGCGGCTGCTGGACGAGGCGTTCGGACTGGTAAGCGGTCAGATGACCACGGTACATTGCTATACCGGCAGCCAGCCCACGGTCGACAAACCCCGCGCCGCGCCCGAGCGGAGCCGCGCCGCGGCTCTGTCGATGGTGCCCACGACGACCAGTGCGCAGGACCAGACGGGGCTTGTCCTGCCGCATCTGAAAGGCCGGATCGAGGCGCGGGCCATCCGCGTGCCCACCGCCAGCGTGTCTTGCATCGACCTGACGGTCCAGACGCGCGAGGCGGTCACGTCGGACGGGGTGAACGACGTTCTGAAAGCGGCGGCGCAACCGGGCGGCGTATTCGGCTGGACGGAGCAGCCCTTGGTCAGTTCCGATCTGCGCGGGCGGGCGGAGTCGCTCGTGTTGGTCGGCCCGGAAACCAGCGTGTCGGCGGGCGGGTTGCTGCGGGTATTCGGCTGGTACGACAACGAATGGGGTTTTTCATGCCGGATGCTGGACATGGCCCGACGGATGGCGGCGCGGTGA
- a CDS encoding SOS response-associated peptidase, which translates to MCGRFAVTLPQDAMAQLFAARPVNDLPAVPNYNVCPTNDVHVVTSDGTDRQLGSMRWGFLPHWYKTPNDGPLLINARAETIAEKPAFRAAARERRCLIPASGFYEWTKDADGNRLPWFIHPARGEALAFAGVYQSWDKGDAPLTTCAIVTTGANGPMSKIHHRMPVILAEKDWPLWLGEAGHGAATLMTAAPDDALDFYRVDQKVNSNRASGPDLIDPLDD; encoded by the coding sequence ATGTGCGGACGTTTCGCCGTCACCCTGCCGCAGGACGCCATGGCCCAGCTCTTTGCCGCGCGCCCCGTTAACGATTTGCCAGCGGTTCCCAATTACAACGTCTGTCCGACCAACGATGTGCACGTAGTGACCTCGGACGGCACCGACCGGCAGCTCGGGTCGATGCGCTGGGGCTTCCTCCCGCACTGGTACAAGACACCCAATGACGGCCCGCTGCTGATCAACGCGCGCGCCGAGACCATCGCGGAAAAGCCCGCCTTCCGCGCGGCGGCCCGCGAGCGGCGCTGCCTGATCCCGGCCAGCGGCTTTTATGAATGGACCAAGGACGCGGACGGCAATCGCCTGCCCTGGTTCATCCATCCGGCCCGGGGCGAGGCGCTGGCCTTCGCCGGGGTCTATCAGTCCTGGGACAAGGGCGATGCGCCGCTGACCACCTGCGCCATCGTCACCACCGGGGCCAATGGGCCGATGTCGAAGATCCATCACCGCATGCCGGTGATCCTGGCCGAAAAGGACTGGCCGCTCTGGCTCGGCGAAGCGGGCCACGGCGCCGCGACCTTGATGACGGCGGCCCCGGATGACGCGCTGGACTTCTACCGCGTGGACCAGAAGGTCAATTCCAACCGCGCCAGCGGGCCGGACTTGATCGACCCGCTCGACGACTGA
- a CDS encoding bifunctional 2-polyprenyl-6-hydroxyphenol methylase/3-demethylubiquinol 3-O-methyltransferase UbiG, producing the protein MNKVRDQYEAFPYPERDPRDEKKRLITGSPSLPQEIDHYVFGGQRDWSQPLRILVAGGGTGDGLIQLTTLLTQYGKPFEATYIDLSSASRKVAEARAKTRGLNSLTFVTGSLLDAGDHGPFDYIDCCGVLHHLPDPDAGFNALRAALAPGGGMGFMVYAPYGRSGVYPLQEAFAALYSDSPPKDRLKAARKVVESLPAGHPFKSNPNLNDHKNGDAGFYDLLLHSTDRAYDVQSLADTLDRTGWSFAGFTVPILYDLARLAPVPAGMDPVAAMAVAEKLNGTIRTHTGYATDRRRPVASGKTRTLVPHLKGVHPAQLARAVAQGQAPALDTDGIKGKLALPRQAAALLAAIDGRRRLQDIAAHAGLDPITFGGLWSQVEKALLPWGMLLYSNVLR; encoded by the coding sequence ATGAACAAGGTGCGCGACCAGTACGAGGCCTTTCCCTATCCCGAGCGGGATCCGAGGGACGAGAAAAAGCGCCTGATCACCGGCTCGCCCTCGCTGCCGCAGGAGATCGACCATTACGTCTTCGGCGGTCAGCGGGACTGGTCGCAGCCGCTGCGCATCCTCGTGGCCGGTGGCGGCACCGGCGACGGGCTGATCCAGCTGACGACGCTGCTCACGCAATACGGCAAGCCTTTCGAGGCAACCTATATCGACCTCTCCAGCGCCTCGCGAAAGGTGGCCGAGGCACGGGCAAAGACCCGCGGGCTGAACAGCCTCACCTTCGTCACCGGCAGCCTGCTGGACGCGGGCGATCATGGCCCGTTCGATTACATCGACTGTTGTGGCGTGCTGCACCATCTGCCCGACCCCGATGCGGGCTTCAACGCCCTGCGCGCGGCCCTCGCCCCCGGCGGCGGCATGGGCTTCATGGTCTATGCCCCCTATGGCCGCTCTGGCGTCTACCCCCTGCAAGAGGCGTTCGCCGCGCTTTACAGCGACAGCCCTCCGAAAGACCGGCTGAAGGCTGCAAGAAAGGTCGTCGAAAGCTTGCCCGCGGGCCATCCCTTCAAGTCGAACCCCAATCTCAACGATCACAAGAACGGCGACGCGGGGTTTTACGACCTGCTGCTGCACAGCACCGACCGCGCCTATGACGTGCAATCGCTGGCCGACACGCTCGACCGCACAGGCTGGTCCTTTGCGGGCTTCACCGTTCCGATCCTCTATGACCTCGCGCGTTTGGCACCCGTGCCTGCGGGGATGGACCCGGTCGCGGCGATGGCCGTGGCCGAAAAGCTGAACGGCACGATCCGCACTCACACGGGTTATGCCACCGATAGGCGCCGCCCGGTGGCCTCGGGAAAGACGCGCACGCTGGTACCGCATCTGAAGGGCGTGCACCCCGCGCAACTGGCGCGCGCCGTGGCGCAAGGGCAGGCGCCCGCGCTCGACACCGACGGGATCAAGGGCAAGCTCGCCCTGCCCCGACAGGCCGCCGCCCTGCTTGCCGCCATCGACGGTCGCCGCAGACTGCAGGATATCGCAGCGCATGCCGGCCTGGACCCGATCACCTTTGGCGGGCTCTGGAGCCAGGTCGAAAAGGCGCTGTTGCCCTGGGGCATGCTGCTCTACTCGAACGTGCTGAGGTAG
- a CDS encoding bifunctional UDP-sugar hydrolase/5'-nucleotidase — protein MRFIPLALSGLLTATAAQAEYTLNILHTNDFHARFEPISKYNSTCAPEDNEAGECFGGSARLATAIEQARADAPNPVLFDGGDQFQGTLFYNYYKGKLAAEMMNRLGYDAMTVGNHEFDDGPEVLRGFMDAVDFPVLMSNADVSREGLLKDVLQKSTIIERGGEKIGLIGLTPQDTDELASPGPNIIFTDPVDAVQHQVDRLTEEGIDKIIVLSHSGYGVDQRVARETTGVDVIVGGHSNTYLANDDPDAAGPYPTMVGDTAIVQAYAYGKFLGRLDVVFNDAGEVISAIGNPLIMDAAVAEDADIVSRIQEAAKPLEEIRNKVVAEAADAISGDRDACRVAECAMGNAVAEAMLARVADQGVQVALMNGGGVRASIDAGPVTMGEVLTVLPFQNTLSTFRIDGATLKEALENGVSQVGEGAGRFPQVAGMTFVFDPSAEVGSRITEVTVDGEPLDPERDYLAVSNDYLRNGGDGYSMLRDAADAYDFGPDVADVLAEYFAQNSPVSPMTDGRIRQTGQ, from the coding sequence ATGCGCTTCATTCCCCTTGCCCTGTCCGGCCTTCTGACCGCCACCGCGGCACAGGCCGAGTATACGCTCAACATCTTGCACACCAACGATTTTCACGCCCGGTTCGAGCCGATCAGCAAGTACAATTCCACCTGCGCGCCAGAAGACAACGAGGCCGGCGAGTGCTTCGGCGGTTCCGCGCGGCTTGCCACGGCGATCGAGCAGGCCCGTGCCGACGCGCCCAACCCGGTGCTCTTCGATGGCGGGGACCAGTTCCAGGGCACGCTTTTCTACAACTATTACAAGGGCAAGCTGGCCGCCGAGATGATGAACCGCCTGGGCTACGACGCGATGACCGTGGGCAATCACGAATTCGACGACGGACCCGAGGTGCTGCGCGGTTTCATGGACGCGGTCGACTTTCCCGTGCTGATGTCCAACGCCGATGTCAGCCGCGAGGGCCTGCTCAAGGATGTCCTGCAGAAGTCGACCATCATCGAGCGCGGCGGCGAAAAGATCGGCCTGATCGGGCTCACGCCGCAGGACACCGACGAACTGGCCAGCCCTGGCCCCAACATCATCTTCACCGATCCCGTCGATGCCGTGCAGCACCAGGTCGACAGGCTGACCGAAGAGGGCATCGACAAGATCATCGTGCTGTCGCATTCCGGCTATGGCGTCGATCAGCGCGTGGCGCGCGAAACCACCGGCGTCGACGTGATCGTGGGCGGCCATTCCAACACATACCTGGCCAATGACGACCCCGACGCCGCAGGTCCCTACCCCACGATGGTGGGCGATACCGCCATCGTGCAGGCCTATGCCTACGGCAAGTTCCTGGGCCGTTTGGACGTTGTCTTCAACGACGCGGGCGAGGTCATCTCCGCCATAGGCAATCCCCTGATCATGGACGCCGCCGTGGCCGAGGATGCCGACATCGTCTCGCGCATCCAGGAGGCCGCCAAGCCGCTGGAAGAGATCCGCAACAAGGTCGTGGCAGAAGCCGCCGACGCCATCAGCGGCGACCGCGACGCCTGCCGCGTGGCCGAATGCGCCATGGGCAATGCCGTGGCCGAGGCGATGCTGGCCCGCGTGGCCGATCAGGGCGTTCAGGTCGCACTGATGAACGGGGGCGGCGTGCGCGCATCGATCGACGCGGGTCCTGTCACGATGGGCGAGGTGCTGACCGTGCTGCCCTTCCAGAACACGCTCTCGACCTTCCGCATCGACGGCGCCACGCTGAAAGAGGCGCTGGAAAATGGCGTCAGCCAGGTGGGCGAGGGTGCGGGACGCTTTCCGCAAGTGGCCGGGATGACCTTCGTCTTCGATCCCTCCGCCGAGGTCGGCAGCCGCATCACGGAGGTAACCGTCGACGGCGAACCTCTTGATCCCGAACGCGATTATCTCGCCGTGTCGAACGATTACCTCCGCAACGGGGGCGACGGCTATTCGATGCTGCGCGACGCCGCCGACGCCTATGATTTCGGCCCCGACGTGGCCGATGTGCTGGCCGAGTATTTCGCGCAGAACTCTCCCGTCTCGCCCATGACGGACGGCCGCATCCGACAGACCGGACAGTGA
- a CDS encoding DUF952 domain-containing protein, with the protein MLIYKIFRADEWAALRSDGETRGAQVDVADGYIHFSTPAQAPETAARHFKGEDDLVLVAVETDRLGDDLTWEMSRGGDKFPHLYRVLRLDDVVWAQPLPLVDGAHQFPAGAV; encoded by the coding sequence ATGCTAATTTACAAGATTTTTCGCGCAGACGAATGGGCCGCGTTGCGGTCCGACGGGGAAACCCGCGGGGCACAGGTGGACGTGGCCGATGGCTATATCCATTTCTCGACGCCCGCCCAGGCGCCCGAGACGGCGGCCAGGCATTTCAAGGGGGAAGACGACCTTGTGCTGGTGGCGGTCGAGACCGACCGGCTGGGCGATGACCTGACCTGGGAGATGTCCCGCGGAGGTGACAAGTTTCCCCATCTTTACAGGGTTTTGCGACTGGACGACGTGGTCTGGGCGCAACCTTTGCCGCTGGTCGACGGCGCGCATCAGTTTCCGGCGGGCGCGGTATGA
- a CDS encoding quinone-dependent dihydroorotate dehydrogenase, with amino-acid sequence MRLADRIGLGLMHRMDPERAHGLALQALRAGLVPLPGLVTSARLRCEVAGLRLANPIGLAAGFDKNAVALSPLSRAGFGFVEAGAVTPKPQAGNSKPRLFRLSDDRAVINRFGFNNKGMEDVVARLAARPRDAVLGLNLGANKDSADRAEDFARVLSRCGPHLDFATVNVSSPNTEKLRDLQGAEALSALLKGVMEARDWLERPIPVFLKIAPDLSDLELSEVADVAQAGGVAAIIATNTTLDRSGLQSPMRDEAGGLSGAPLFERSTRVLARLSELTDGRMPLIGVGGIGSAGQALEKIRAGASAVQLYSALVYEGIGLVERIALGLDKLLEDKGYSNISDAVGTGRDAWL; translated from the coding sequence ATGAGACTGGCCGACCGGATCGGTCTGGGGCTGATGCACCGGATGGATCCGGAACGCGCGCACGGACTGGCGCTGCAGGCGTTGCGGGCGGGGCTGGTGCCGTTGCCGGGACTGGTCACGTCGGCGCGGTTGCGCTGCGAGGTGGCGGGCCTGCGGCTGGCCAATCCGATCGGGCTGGCGGCCGGGTTCGACAAGAACGCGGTGGCCCTTTCGCCGCTGTCGCGGGCCGGATTCGGGTTCGTCGAGGCGGGGGCCGTGACGCCGAAGCCGCAGGCGGGCAACTCCAAGCCGAGGCTGTTCCGGCTGTCCGACGATCGCGCCGTCATCAACCGTTTCGGGTTCAACAACAAGGGGATGGAGGATGTCGTCGCACGGCTGGCGGCACGTCCGCGCGACGCTGTGCTGGGGTTGAACCTCGGGGCCAACAAGGACAGCGCCGACCGGGCCGAGGATTTTGCCCGCGTGCTGTCGCGGTGCGGCCCGCACCTGGATTTCGCCACCGTCAACGTATCGAGCCCCAACACCGAGAAGCTGCGCGATCTGCAAGGGGCCGAGGCCCTGTCGGCGCTGCTGAAAGGCGTGATGGAGGCGCGCGACTGGCTGGAGCGCCCGATCCCGGTGTTCCTGAAAATCGCGCCTGATCTCAGTGACTTGGAGCTGTCCGAGGTGGCCGATGTGGCGCAGGCGGGTGGTGTCGCCGCAATCATCGCCACCAATACGACGCTTGACCGAAGCGGGTTGCAAAGCCCGATGCGGGACGAGGCGGGCGGGCTGTCCGGGGCGCCCCTGTTCGAGCGGTCGACGAGGGTACTGGCGCGGCTGTCCGAACTGACCGACGGGCGGATGCCGTTGATCGGTGTGGGCGGGATCGGAAGTGCCGGGCAGGCGCTGGAGAAAATCCGAGCCGGGGCGAGTGCGGTCCAGCTGTATTCGGCGCTGGTCTACGAGGGGATTGGACTGGTCGAACGGATCGCGCTGGGACTTGACAAGCTTTTGGAAGATAAGGGTTATTCCAACATTTCAGATGCAGTTGGAACGGGACGGGACGCATGGCTTTGA
- the arsC gene encoding arsenate reductase (glutaredoxin) (This arsenate reductase requires both glutathione and glutaredoxin to convert arsenate to arsenite, after which the efflux transporter formed by ArsA and ArsB can extrude the arsenite from the cell, providing resistance.), whose protein sequence is MIEIWHNPRCSKSRQTLALLQERGCDLRVRRYLEDAPEVAELRDVLDRLGIRAKDLIRKGESRFKELGLTPDSPEEVLLAAMAAHPILIERPVVFAGDKAAIGRPPAAVLEIL, encoded by the coding sequence TTGATCGAGATATGGCACAATCCACGCTGTTCGAAATCGCGGCAGACACTGGCCTTGTTGCAGGAGCGTGGCTGCGACCTGCGGGTGCGCCGCTATCTCGAGGATGCACCGGAAGTCGCGGAGTTGCGCGACGTGCTCGACCGTCTGGGCATTCGCGCCAAGGATCTGATCCGCAAGGGAGAATCCCGGTTCAAGGAGCTGGGCCTGACCCCGGACAGCCCGGAAGAGGTGTTGCTGGCCGCCATGGCCGCGCATCCGATCCTGATCGAGCGCCCGGTCGTTTTCGCGGGTGACAAGGCTGCAATCGGCCGGCCGCCGGCCGCGGTCCTGGAGATCCTCTGA
- a CDS encoding outer membrane protein, with the protein MKRTAPLFAAAFALVAAPAFAGNLTPVQDDVVAPPPPPPAAVTPNWTGLYGGVQLGYNNLDSNISGGDETVIGGLFVGYDYDFGDFVLGSSIDYDFTDAEVSTAPNPQVDLENIFRAKLRAGYKLGNGLIYGTGGYAKAYTDNLGDDDGYFVGAGYETMVTDNFSLGGELLYHEFDNFNGTNADVEPTTVQLRGTFRF; encoded by the coding sequence ATGAAACGCACTGCCCCTCTCTTCGCGGCCGCCTTCGCACTTGTCGCCGCGCCCGCATTCGCCGGCAACCTGACGCCGGTACAAGACGACGTCGTCGCACCGCCGCCGCCGCCCCCGGCCGCCGTGACCCCCAACTGGACCGGCCTCTACGGCGGTGTGCAACTGGGCTACAACAACCTCGATTCCAACATCTCCGGCGGCGACGAAACCGTCATCGGCGGTCTCTTCGTCGGCTACGACTACGATTTCGGCGACTTCGTGCTCGGCAGCAGCATCGACTACGACTTCACCGATGCCGAAGTCTCGACCGCGCCGAACCCGCAGGTCGACCTGGAGAACATCTTCCGCGCCAAGCTGCGCGCCGGCTACAAGCTGGGCAACGGCCTGATCTACGGCACCGGCGGCTATGCCAAGGCGTACACCGACAACCTCGGCGACGATGACGGCTATTTCGTCGGCGCAGGCTACGAGACGATGGTCACCGACAACTTCTCGCTCGGCGGCGAACTGCTCTACCACGAGTTCGACAACTTCAACGGCACCAACGCCGATGTCGAGCCGACCACGGTTCAGCTGCGCGGCACCTTCCGCTTCTGA